One Pyrus communis chromosome 13, drPyrComm1.1, whole genome shotgun sequence genomic window carries:
- the LOC137713992 gene encoding putative calcium-binding protein CML19 yields MESDKGYGRVFRYFDEDGDGKISPSELRRRLGLMGGELLQNEAEVAVEMLDSDGDGLLGLEDLVGLMEGGKEEEKVKGLREAFEVYDVERCGFITPSSLKRMLSKLGESKSIDECKVMIQRFDLNGDGLISFEEFRIMMQ; encoded by the coding sequence ATGGAAAGTGACAAAGGATATGGACGTGTTTTCAGATACTTTGACGAAGATGGTGATGGAAAGATTTCGCCTTCGGAGCTGAGGCGCCGGCTAGGGTTGATGGGAGGAGAGCTGCTGCAGAATGAGGCGGAGGTGGCGGTGGAAATGCTGGACTCGGACGGAGACGGGTTGCTGGGTTTGGAGGATCTTGTGGGGTTAATGGAAGGAgggaaagaggaggagaaagtGAAGGGTTTAAGGGAGGCTTTTGAGGTGTACGATGTGGAGAGGTGTGGGTTTATTACACCCAGCAGCTTGAAGAGAATGCTGAGCAAGCTGGGTGAGTCCAAGTCCATTGATGAGTGCAaggtgatgatccaacggttTGATTTGAATGGGGATGGTTTGATCAGTTTTGAAGAGTTCAGAATCATGATGCAGTGA